The following coding sequences are from one Aethina tumida isolate Nest 87 chromosome 2, icAetTumi1.1, whole genome shotgun sequence window:
- the LOC109596747 gene encoding 3-phosphoinositide-dependent protein kinase 1: MPPQPEEIRKRSAADYVFGKLIGEGSFSSVYLAKDIHNSKEYAIKVCEKRHILREKKREYVLREKEVFRIIGSSSPYFVHLSQTFQDEERLYFVLTYARNGELLTQITKYGCFNMECTKYYTAELILALEFLHSKGIIHRDLKPENILLDDNWHLRITDFGSAKILSQEDKVQDSVNTNRRRSFVGTAQFVSPEVLSNNPTTYASDLWALGCIIYQMVAGEMPFRGPTEYLIFKNILSLKYEFPNAFNETAKDLVNKLLIVEPSERLGANDENRYQSIRAHSLFSDVNWDNLGPPPTISDDNESAEHIIPDNLEPGLDAGKVSKLHLDVLESQPVVRKKSESGSKLADLTPEIISQRLEAQKDNIYNEFVDGNLIIKQGLVDKKKGLFLRRRMFLLTLGPHLYYVDPLTMTLKGEIPWSQDMSTEAKNFKIFYVHTPNRRYNLEDPEGYALEWCKAIDEMKAYYFPQNPQ, translated from the exons ATGCCTCCTCAACCTGAGGAGATCAGAAAGCGATCTGCGGCCGATTATGTATTTGGAAAGCTCATTGGTGAAGGAAGTTTTAGTTCAGTTTACTTAGCAAAGGATATACATAATTCGAAAGAATATGCAA TTAAAGTCTGCGAAAAGCGGCACATACTCAGAGAAAAGAAGAGGGAATATGTCCTTAGGGAGAAAGAAGTATTTAGAATTATAGGTAGTAGTTCCCCCTATTTCGTACACTTATCACAAACATTTCAAGATGAGGAAAGATTGTATTTTGTCTTAACTTACGCCAGGAACGGCGAACTCCTCACACAAATCACTAAATATGGGTGCTTTAATATggaatgtacaaaatattatactgcCGAACTGATTTTAGCTTTGGAATTCTTGCATTCCAAAGGCATAATACATAGGGATTTGAAaccagaaaatattttattagatgatAATTGGCATTTACGCATCACTGATTTTGGCAGTGCCAAAATTCTTAGTCAGGAAGATAAAGTTCAAGACTCTGTCAATACAAATCGCAGGCGAAGTTTCGTTGGGACTGCTCAGTTTGTCAGTCCTGAGGTACTCTCAAACAACCCCACTACATATGCTTCAGATCTTTGGGCACTTGgatgtattatttatcaaatggTTGCTGGTGAAATGCCTTTTAG GGGACCTACTGAATACCTGATCTTCAAGAACATCCTGAGCTTGAAGTATGAATTCCCAAACGCCTTCAATGAGACTGCGAAGGACTTGgtgaacaaattattaatagtggAACCGTCAGAGAGACTGGGAGCAAATGACGAAAACCGGTATCAAAGTATACGGGCGCATAGTTTATTTAGCGATGTCAATTGGGATAATTTGGGCCCACCGCCGACCATATCTGATGATAATGAATCTGCTGAGCACATTATTCCTGATAATTTGGAGCCTGGATTGGATGCTGGAAAAGTGTCTAA ACTTCACTTGGATGTACTGGAGTCTCAACCAGTTGTACGTAAAAAATCTGAATCGGGGAGCAAATTGGCCGATTTGACACCGGAAATAATCAGTCAGCGATTGGAAGCTCAAAAGGACAACATTTATAACGAATTCGTTGATGGAAATCTGATTATAAAGCAAGGGTTGGTTGATAAGAAAAAGGGTCTGTTTTTGCGGAGAAGGATGTTTCTTCTGACATTGGGACCGCATCTTTACTATGTAGATCCATTGACTATGACTCTAAAGGGAGAGATACCGTGGAGTCAGGATATGTCGACGGAAgcgaaaaatttcaaaatattttacgtcCACACA CCAAATCGAAGGTATAATTTGGAAGACCCTGAAGGATATGCGTTAGAGTGGTGCAAGGCAATAGACGAAATGAAGGCCTACTACTTCCCACAAAACCCTCAATAG